Within Caproicibacterium argilliputei, the genomic segment CCGGTTTCGCTGGAAGCGTTGAATTTCTGCTTTTCCGCACTGCGCATCGGCGGAAAAAATTTGATGTGATAGTGAAAATCTTTGCTGTAATCGCCGCTGTTGACCGGCGCGCTGTACATACACATCATGTACGGGAAACGATAACCGAACAGCGCGTCCAGCATCCCCACGGTGTCGCGGATCGTGATACCGAGGCTGTCTTTTTCCGCGTCGGTCAGGTCCGTCAGGTATGCCACATGGCGGTTTGCCATGATGTACACGCCGTAGGGATAATCCGAATAGAACGGCAGATAGACGGTAAAATGGCCGTTCTGAAAGATGACCCGCTTCTGCTCTTTCCGTTCGTTTTGCAGCGTGTCGCAGAACAGGCAGGAACCGTTTTCTTCGTAATACTTTCTCGCGCTGCCGGACTCCAGCTGAATACGCTTCGGAATGAACGAATAACCGTACATCTGGCCATGGGGATGCGGCATGGTCACGCCGACTGCCTCTCCGCGGTTTTCAAATGGGAACACGTATTTAATTTTTTCATCTTCCGCCATTTTCGCGAACCGCTCGCACCAAAGGTCAACCAATTTGCGCATATGGCTGTCGGAAAGCTCCGGCAGGGTTGTGGTATGTCCCGGGGAATAAAGAATGACCTCGCATTTTCCGTAGTTCGGCGCGGTTTTAAAGAAGTCGGTCGCCACGTCATCCGGCGTGGGCGGGTTTTGCGTCAATGCCGGAAAGTCGTTGTCATACTCCAATACTTCATAATCCGGCACATTGCCGAAACTTGGGCAGAACGGGCAGTAATCTTTCGGCATCTGCGGGCGGTTCTGCCGATTGCTCGCAATCATATGCCAATCCTGTAAAAACGGATTCCATCTTAACTCAGCCAATGTAAACGTCCTCCATTCTCTTATCTCATTTAAGGTTTTAGGGCTTTGCCCCAAACCCTGAAAAGCATCAAAAGCGCGTTCCGTGCGTTTCCGCACACTGCCAGCGGAGGCTTCCCCACTCACGCCGCTTTGACGCAGACTATAAAAAGGCAAAAGCGCGCTCCATGCGCTTCCGCACACTGCCGGCGGAGGCTTCCCCACTCAGCCTGCAACTTGGATACCACCGACCGGACGGATGCGTAACAGATGGCAAGAACCATCACCCAGCCATGCATTCATGGCCTGGACAAATGCCGCCGCGTGATTCTGGGGCACAAACACCTGTACCGTACCAGCAAAACCGCCGCCGTGTACGCGCCACGCCATGGCATCTTTGTCTGCAAGGCTCTGCGCAAAGTGTGAAATCAATCCAAGCGTCACCGAAACAGCCTGCTGATTCCAGTGCTCGGCGCTGTAGATGTTTTGCAGATACATAAAAGAAGATTCGCCGGATGCGCGGACAAGCTGCTTAAACTTCTCAAAGTCCTTCATGCGCAATGCAAGCGCTTCTTCCTGCGCACGCCGGTCATCCTGATAAAAATGCATGGTACGCAGAATCGGCCGGTCGCCAACCGCCTTGCGCAGCTCCGGAATATGTGCATAGAACTGCGTTTCCGGCACTTCGCTAAGCACCTCTTTGCCAAAGTACGCCGCTACTTCGCGCATTTCTGCCGGAATCGCCGCGTAATCCGGCGTCAAGTCCGCATGGCTCGCGTGTGTGTCGATAATACACAGCGCATAGCCGCAGGAATTCAGGTCAAACGCCACCTGCTGTGCCTGCGGATGCTCCTGATTGGCAAAATTGATGGCGACAAAACCGCCAATGCTGCTGGCTGCCTGATCCATCAAACCGCTCGGCTTGCCGAAATAGACATTTTCGGCATACTGCCCCACCTGCGCAATCTTCATGGCACTTTCCTTGCCGCCGCAGAAAAGCGTGTTGATGGCGGTTCCAATCAGCACCTCAAACGCTGCGCTGCTGGAAAGCCCGCTGCCGCTGAGCACTTGTGATGTGGTGTACGCGTCAAACCCGGCAACCGGATATCCCATTTCCACAAAGCGGTTTGCAATGCCGCGCAGCAGCGCCTGGCTGGTGTTCTTTTCCTCCTCGTGTACGGAAAGGTCTGTCAGATCCACCTGATCTTCCGGATAGCCCTGCGACTTCACACGAATTTTATAATCGCTGTTTGGAGAAACAACAGCAATCACGTCCAGATTCACCGCCGCCGCCAGCACATGGCCGCGCTGGTGGTCGGTGTGGTTTCCGCCAACTTCCGTACGCCCCGGCGCGCTGAACACAAATACCTCGCGCTCTTCCCCATAAAGGGAAGCAAAACAGTCAATCGCATCCGCGTAGCGCTGCGCGACCGCTTCACAGCCATCCTCCCCGCAGGCGTAAATATGCTTTATTTTCTCATTTAGGCTTCCCAATAGGAAGGCGTCCTTTGCCTGAATCCGTTTCATTTTCTACATCTCCTTATCTGACCGTTTCTAACAAATTGTGAGATTTTCCGAAATTCATGTTTGCTTTCTGCACATTTATAGTAATCCGGTTTTACAGAAGGTGCAAGCACGGAATGTTTCAAATTTATGGATAAATGTTGCGCGCCTGTACTTTCTACATATCGTACAGGCGCGCATCCACAATTTTGTGGAATCCTTCTGCTTTTTAAGACCTTTGTCAGCCTGCCGGCGGGGTCTGCACAACCGAATGCAGGCGTGCATATGCCTGCCACTTTCCAGACAAAAAGCGGATGGTATAAATCAGCGCACGGAACACCCAATCCAGCACCATGGCAATCCACACACCAACCGCGCCCATACCGAAATGCTGCCCTAAAATGTAGCTGAACAAAATCCGGAATACGCACATGGAAATGATAGACCATATCATGGGGAAGCGGACATCGTTTGCCGCACGCAAAGCATTGGGCAGCACGAACGCAAGCGGCCAGAACAGCATGGCAAAGCCATCATGAATAAAGACCAGCTTGGTCGCAAGTGCCAAGGTGTCCGGTGTCAGGTTATACAAAAGAAAAATCGGCTGCAGGAACAGCAGCACGGAACCGCAGACCGCAATCATGCTGGCATAGGCAATTCCGGTCAAATGTTTGGCGTAGTGCCGCACCTGCTGCAGATCCCCGGCGCCCACACACCGCCCGACCACCGTAATCATCGCTAAGGAGAGAGCCTGTCCCGGAATGCAGCCAACACCGTCCAGATTATTGGCAACTGCGTTTGCCGCAACCTGCACCGTGCCGAAAACCGAGATGATACTGACCACCAGCGTGCGCCCCAACTGAAACATACTGTTTTCCAGTGCACTGGGAATCCCGATGCGCAGAATCCGACGGATCATCTGCAGATTCGGTTTCAGCTGTTCCCAGGTAAAGGAGGCATACACCATATTATCCCGCCGCCGCACCAGCTGCATCATCACGATGGCGCCGGAAATACGTGCCAATGTCGAGGAAACTGTGACACCCGCCACACCGATGTGCAGGCCAAACACGAAAAATGCATTTCCGGCAATGTTCAGCACATTCATAAAAACGGAAGTCAGCATGGAAACGCGGCTGTTGCCCATGGAGCGGTACAGCGCCGCGCCCGCATTGTACAAAGCGATAAACGGGTAGCTAAGCGCGGAAATGGTAAAAACCAGCACGCAGTTCTGCATGACTTCGTCTGAAATCGCACCGAAAAACAGGCGCAGAATCGGTCGGCACAGCGTCAGGCACAGCACCATGAACAGCAGGCTAATCAGCAGGGAAACCGTCAGCAGCTGCGATGCCGCGCGGCACGCTCCCTGCCGGTTCTCTGCCCCCAGATACTGGCTGACCACCACCGCACCGCCTGTGGTCATGGCGGCAAAAACATTGAGCATCAGTACATTGAGCATATCTACCAGTGAAACCGCACTGACAGCCGCCTCTCCAACAGATGAAACCATGGTCACATCCGCCATACCCACTGTCACCGCTAAAAGCTGCTCGATCACCAGCGGCCAGATTAGCCGCCACAATTCCTGCCTTGTAAACAGGTTTTCCCGCTGTTTCATTCCAACCCCCAGAAAGATTCCATATGTCTAAAATTGATTTTAGAAAACACACTTCTGTTTTCCGCATTTCATTGTACGCGCGCAAACGACAAAAGTAAACCGATTCTTCTGCCCTCCGCATTCGCTGTTCTTTCTTTCCAGACTGGAAATTCCTTCGCGTCTGCGGTATAATACGAAATTGTAATGGCTATTTTACCTATTGAATGCAAAGGACTTTTTTAAATGTTGAAAACCACCGAAAACGCCAAAGAAACCGCCGCCGTTGTGCTGCCCGCCGTGCTGTGCACGCTGCTGTGGGGCAGCGCCTTTCCGTGCATTAAAATCGGGTACCTTGCCTTTCGGGTGCAGGGGGCGTTCTCTCAGATTCTGTTTGCCGGGCTGCGCTTTGCGCTTGCGGGGCTGCTGGTGCTGCTTTTTCAGCTTGTGCGGGAAAAGAAACTGCCGGTGCCGCCACGGCAAAGCTGCCTTTCTGTTTTTGGTCTGGGGCTGGTGATGACCACCGCGCAGTACCTGCTGTTTTATCTGGGACTTGCCAACACCACCGGTGTGCGCGGTTCCATTATTCAGGGCACCGGCACCTTCCTCACTGTCATACTGGCACACTTTTTCCTGCGCGGCGAGGACCGCATGACCCGCCGCCGGATTCTCGGCTGTCTGGTTGGGTTTGTGGGCGTGGTGCTGGTGAATCTGGACGGTGCCGCCGGCGGGTTCCGTCTGGACGGCGAGGGTCTGCTGTTCCTCGCCACCGCCATGTTTTCAGTCGGCTCCCTGCTGAGCAAAGGAATTACCCGCACGGTAGACCCATTCTGCGCGACCGGGTGGCAGCTGTTTCTGGGCGGTGCTGTACTGGTGGTCATCGGGTTGTTCGGCGGCGGCAGACTGGCACCGACCGGTGCGCAGAGTTGGGGGATTTTTCTGTACCTTGCGGCGCTTTCCAGTATTGCGTTTACCATTTGGACGGTTCTGCTGCAGAAGCACCCGGCGGGGCAGGTTGCTGTGTACAATTTTCTGACACCGGTGTTCGGTGTGCTGCTGTCAGCGCTGTTCCTGCGTGAGTCCCTTTCCGGCTGGAAAACCGCGGCGGCGCTGGTGCTGGTCTGTGCCGGCATTATTCTGGTGAACCGAAGCGCGCCCGCCGCAGAGCCACAGCTTCCGCAAAGGAATCATCCCTAAACCCAGAAAAGGAGGTGCTCCCGTGAAAGAAAACCTGACGCTGCCCTACACGGAGCAGCCGATTTTTATTCGGCTGCTCAGCCGGTATATGCTGCACGACATTGGTC encodes:
- the galT gene encoding galactose-1-phosphate uridylyltransferase, with the protein product MAELRWNPFLQDWHMIASNRQNRPQMPKDYCPFCPSFGNVPDYEVLEYDNDFPALTQNPPTPDDVATDFFKTAPNYGKCEVILYSPGHTTTLPELSDSHMRKLVDLWCERFAKMAEDEKIKYVFPFENRGEAVGVTMPHPHGQMYGYSFIPKRIQLESGSARKYYEENGSCLFCDTLQNERKEQKRVIFQNGHFTVYLPFYSDYPYGVYIMANRHVAYLTDLTDAEKDSLGITIRDTVGMLDALFGYRFPYMMCMYSAPVNSGDYSKDFHYHIKFFPPMRSAEKQKFNASSETGAWANCNPTCPEDTSAQLREAYKRYLANRPAQNL
- a CDS encoding galactokinase, translated to MKRIQAKDAFLLGSLNEKIKHIYACGEDGCEAVAQRYADAIDCFASLYGEEREVFVFSAPGRTEVGGNHTDHQRGHVLAAAVNLDVIAVVSPNSDYKIRVKSQGYPEDQVDLTDLSVHEEEKNTSQALLRGIANRFVEMGYPVAGFDAYTTSQVLSGSGLSSSAAFEVLIGTAINTLFCGGKESAMKIAQVGQYAENVYFGKPSGLMDQAASSIGGFVAINFANQEHPQAQQVAFDLNSCGYALCIIDTHASHADLTPDYAAIPAEMREVAAYFGKEVLSEVPETQFYAHIPELRKAVGDRPILRTMHFYQDDRRAQEEALALRMKDFEKFKQLVRASGESSFMYLQNIYSAEHWNQQAVSVTLGLISHFAQSLADKDAMAWRVHGGGFAGTVQVFVPQNHAAAFVQAMNAWLGDGSCHLLRIRPVGGIQVAG
- a CDS encoding MATE family efflux transporter; the encoded protein is MKQRENLFTRQELWRLIWPLVIEQLLAVTVGMADVTMVSSVGEAAVSAVSLVDMLNVLMLNVFAAMTTGGAVVVSQYLGAENRQGACRAASQLLTVSLLISLLFMVLCLTLCRPILRLFFGAISDEVMQNCVLVFTISALSYPFIALYNAGAALYRSMGNSRVSMLTSVFMNVLNIAGNAFFVFGLHIGVAGVTVSSTLARISGAIVMMQLVRRRDNMVYASFTWEQLKPNLQMIRRILRIGIPSALENSMFQLGRTLVVSIISVFGTVQVAANAVANNLDGVGCIPGQALSLAMITVVGRCVGAGDLQQVRHYAKHLTGIAYASMIAVCGSVLLFLQPIFLLYNLTPDTLALATKLVFIHDGFAMLFWPLAFVLPNALRAANDVRFPMIWSIISMCVFRILFSYILGQHFGMGAVGVWIAMVLDWVFRALIYTIRFLSGKWQAYARLHSVVQTPPAG
- a CDS encoding DMT family transporter translates to MLKTTENAKETAAVVLPAVLCTLLWGSAFPCIKIGYLAFRVQGAFSQILFAGLRFALAGLLVLLFQLVREKKLPVPPRQSCLSVFGLGLVMTTAQYLLFYLGLANTTGVRGSIIQGTGTFLTVILAHFFLRGEDRMTRRRILGCLVGFVGVVLVNLDGAAGGFRLDGEGLLFLATAMFSVGSLLSKGITRTVDPFCATGWQLFLGGAVLVVIGLFGGGRLAPTGAQSWGIFLYLAALSSIAFTIWTVLLQKHPAGQVAVYNFLTPVFGVLLSALFLRESLSGWKTAAALVLVCAGIILVNRSAPAAEPQLPQRNHP